The Methylomusa anaerophila genome has a segment encoding these proteins:
- a CDS encoding ABC transporter ATP-binding protein, whose translation MVWRGENLNKSYCSRTGAFTSKCHTVLSGVSFHVGDKEFVGLAGESGSGKTTLARIALRLEPAESGKLCLAGKSYADYQDRREFYRNIQMMFQHSSEALNPRWQVEQVLEEPLRYLTELSPEKRRERIREAMAAVSLPASLLRVRPATLSGGQAQRVCLARAIILQPNFIILDEPTSSLDMVIQYQILQLLRKLHQEQGISFLMISHDLGAIKQVADRIVFLHAGQIIENVATRQLNQVKHPVAKSLADAARL comes from the coding sequence ATGGTTTGGCGAGGGGAAAATCTAAATAAATCGTATTGTTCCAGGACGGGGGCGTTTACCAGCAAGTGTCATACGGTTTTATCCGGGGTATCATTTCATGTCGGTGACAAAGAGTTTGTCGGCTTGGCCGGGGAAAGCGGCAGCGGCAAAACCACCTTAGCCCGTATTGCCCTCCGGCTGGAACCGGCGGAAAGCGGCAAATTGTGTTTGGCAGGAAAAAGCTACGCCGACTATCAGGATAGGCGGGAGTTTTATCGCAATATCCAAATGATGTTTCAGCACTCCTCGGAAGCATTAAATCCCCGTTGGCAAGTGGAGCAAGTATTAGAAGAACCGCTCCGCTATCTGACGGAATTATCGCCGGAAAAGCGCCGGGAACGAATCCGGGAGGCCATGGCCGCCGTTTCGTTGCCGGCCAGCCTCCTCCGCGTCAGACCAGCAACTCTTAGTGGCGGTCAGGCCCAGCGGGTGTGTTTGGCCAGGGCTATAATTCTGCAGCCTAACTTTATTATTCTTGATGAACCAACATCCAGTCTGGATATGGTTATCCAGTATCAAATTTTGCAACTGTTGCGAAAACTGCACCAAGAGCAAGGAATATCCTTTTTGATGATATCCCATGACTTAGGCGCCATCAAACAAGTTGCCGACCGCATCGTTTTCCTCCATGCCGGGCAGATTATTGAGAATGTGGCAACAAGGCAGCTAAATCAGGTCAAGCATCCTGTGGCCAAAAGTCTTGCGGATGCCGCAAGATTATAG
- a CDS encoding SDR family NAD(P)-dependent oxidoreductase, producing the protein MKKNSTSHCHDVAIVGMACRFPGAANYEAFWQNISHGVSSIREINRLNFTELHYSATRQEQKCISKWYGLLDDFDWFDNIFFNISPREAAKMDPQQRVLLEEAWHCIEDSGIALQTLQEKKTSIYVGVMATTDSLTAYSETDIDIYSATGMDQYILANRISYLLGFSGESIAIDAACASSMVALYNAGRSLANGDCDYAIAAGVNQFSPLRYLLWSKNRMLSPDGKCKTFDKDANGFVSGEGVGVLLLQPLEQAIQDRNYIYGVIKGAAVNHGGKAVSLSAPRVEAQREVIIAAYEDAGISPDTVTYVEAHGTGTSLGDPIEIEALNQAFQSFTADRQFCKIGSVKTNIGHLEAAAGIAGVSKVLLMMRYKKIPASLNLDTVNPMIDFANSPFAVATSLTAWTSSQPGLPLRAGISSFGLGGVNSHVLLEEYIDRKVETGPAVGSDCYPFLLSAKSSSSLQHLLDNWLEFTATENFTQYTLKDISLTLLTGRKALPYRYGALLNNKAAIIDFLKQGRNDSPVKRTNQSWCLRIGEFHGSGGADSAAVCKEMPLFEENIEQILGILAEFAAGQQHREGFFQQNWPKTHEPLYCFIATYALIDILLAAGLSAHSITGFGNGIWAALTISGITELKDVLAVLCGEKTVEQLTFSRPAMPFYDIVNRQVIKPHIFTEDYIQDLLAVHIADELFRYYLEKSRSVARQFTFKNCLLEWDNKLNPAGLVIKTMLDNQGATLTNSLKNGNRKLLLMLIMLDAFNKLNQRWNLSERQLVPDQRFYELLDLIADEVMPKETLIALLATDDPEFMAAAAVLNAMQHKLNMKKSYRYLRARSRTLAEIADIPGWVGQLQAVSELPPLPEAATFDFGKLAGDSQAERTITVDSPMAPAAIKESLVGLWNQGIDIQWQKLYPGNSFSKLPLPGYPFTHTFFGLPGQTTGTVSDDPADPAYIQLDRLKMQATKGAAAAVMTFKELWQEETLVNNSYVPVGSIICFVSDPDNQQAVVSAIHSINQCIKVIFIRQGAAYERQTPQQYTVCSHERKNFEEAFRSIRREHGEIDAILYLWAVEEQSLVKEYSPVVWLLQAIAAVRLQARRILLAGQFEHAWERCYLESWIGFERSVRLVMPATQVTAILQETPELQQSRGAAMRDWLQILWAELQGGKSQSVLYRKGMRHICRTQAANIPSGQNILRRGGAYLITGGCGKLGFLFARHLARQYSAKLILTGRSPCDEDKQAKIKELEAIGGQALYLQADVCDLPLLQAGLRQAKERFGDLHGVIHAAGILGTQSILHKDITSFQQILAPKITGTIVLDALLSEEKLDFICYFSSIAAILGDTGSCDYAIGNRFQMAYAHYRNQQHHLSGKAFVINWPLWKDGGMGFGQAENTGTYLKASGQRFLETGEGLAIFENILSQHDTQYSVFVGESNRIHQFLGMTQGQAARLTSAAAGPLVQGRGKKMKGLSLAQRVEWDLKEQAANLLEISVSELNREDSLAEFGFDSASLAEFAGNLTVYYGIEITPALFFGYSTLEKLEQYFLTVHQAAIQAFYREEIAAPSDITSSQLAAATSSTLPRQLTDVAVGHDCQNGCEPIAIIGMSGRFPQARNIDEMWRILAEKRDVVGPAPADRFFDQGLGQNPWQCGWIPGVSEFDPLFFEISPREAEIMDPRQRLLLQEAWNALEDAGYGADQLKSGRVGMFVGVEDGDYERLVDEEGSITANHNAILAARLSYFLNLSGPVMAINTACSSGLAAAHQAIMSLRNHECETAIAAGVNCLFTPAGFSRMSRAGMLSSDGKCYAFDKRANGMVPGEAVAVVVFKRLSQAEADGDPIYAVIKGSGINFDGKTNGITAPNGIAQASLLKEVYQKYGVNPGEIDYIVTHGTGTKLGDPVEINALYDAFKDYTAKRQYCAVTSVKTNLGHTLAASGLVSLISLVQALRHETIPASLHCEQENDYIHWQDSPFYVNKTTRHWEKVNGTGRTGAVSAFGMSGTNAHMVVQSYEAEKPGSCQQQAPYFLLAFSAKTPEALQEKIAAMVDFLESRNGQEHSLAAVSYTLLAGRRHFNQRYALVIQDRDDALQMLKLTGSKAKLPNLFQGNVPRDFTGRKAIEQCARDLLLQTRYGQEDPDRYREILYALADLYCQGYELPWNLLYGTAAPRRINLPAYPFRRERYWAQGKGEVLPEIDKRPAAAPPVQTAPECPRTEFICHKTLIEFLKKQIAVLLKVTEGDIEENAPITDFGFDSILMLELRNKINTEMKTEFSIQDFAENNDLKTIAAGLQYQMALAAVIVTGEHSPGTFDGQEVFLI; encoded by the coding sequence ATGAAGAAAAACAGTACAAGTCATTGCCATGATGTTGCCATAGTCGGTATGGCCTGCCGGTTCCCAGGCGCTGCGAACTATGAAGCCTTCTGGCAGAATATAAGCCACGGAGTTAGTTCCATTCGGGAAATTAACCGGTTGAATTTTACTGAACTGCATTATTCAGCTACAAGGCAGGAGCAAAAATGTATCAGTAAATGGTACGGTTTACTGGACGATTTTGACTGGTTTGACAACATTTTTTTCAATATTTCCCCCCGGGAAGCAGCTAAAATGGATCCCCAGCAACGGGTTTTACTGGAAGAAGCCTGGCATTGTATCGAAGATTCCGGGATAGCTTTGCAGACGCTTCAGGAGAAGAAAACCTCCATATATGTGGGAGTTATGGCAACCACAGATTCTTTGACAGCCTATTCCGAAACCGATATCGACATATATTCGGCCACCGGCATGGATCAGTATATACTGGCCAACAGAATATCCTATCTATTGGGTTTCAGCGGTGAAAGCATTGCCATAGATGCAGCCTGCGCTTCATCTATGGTTGCATTATATAACGCCGGGAGGTCTTTGGCTAATGGTGACTGTGATTACGCAATCGCGGCAGGTGTTAACCAGTTTTCTCCCCTGCGGTATTTGCTGTGGTCAAAAAACCGTATGCTAAGTCCGGATGGCAAATGTAAAACGTTTGATAAAGATGCCAATGGTTTTGTCTCCGGGGAAGGAGTCGGGGTATTGCTGCTGCAGCCTTTAGAGCAGGCGATACAGGACCGGAATTACATTTACGGTGTAATAAAAGGCGCTGCTGTCAATCATGGCGGCAAGGCGGTCTCCCTTTCCGCACCGCGGGTGGAAGCGCAACGGGAGGTAATTATCGCCGCTTATGAAGATGCAGGCATAAGCCCGGACACCGTTACGTATGTAGAGGCTCATGGTACCGGGACTTCCCTGGGAGACCCCATTGAAATTGAGGCTTTAAACCAGGCTTTTCAAAGCTTTACGGCAGATAGGCAATTTTGTAAGATCGGCTCGGTAAAAACCAATATCGGCCACTTGGAAGCGGCAGCCGGCATTGCGGGTGTCAGCAAAGTCTTATTGATGATGCGCTATAAAAAGATACCTGCCAGTTTGAATTTGGACACGGTAAATCCAATGATTGACTTTGCCAATTCCCCGTTTGCCGTGGCCACTAGTTTAACTGCATGGACAAGCTCTCAGCCGGGATTACCGCTGCGGGCCGGGATTAGTTCCTTTGGCTTGGGCGGGGTCAACAGCCATGTATTATTGGAGGAGTATATCGATAGGAAAGTAGAAACCGGGCCGGCAGTCGGCTCTGACTGTTATCCGTTTCTGCTGTCGGCGAAAAGTTCCTCTTCGCTGCAGCATTTGCTGGACAATTGGCTTGAATTTACCGCAACCGAAAATTTTACACAATATACACTCAAGGATATTAGCCTGACTTTACTAACCGGCCGGAAGGCTCTGCCTTACCGTTATGGTGCGCTGCTGAACAATAAGGCGGCGATAATAGACTTTTTAAAACAGGGTCGCAACGATTCCCCTGTTAAGCGTACGAATCAATCCTGGTGTTTGCGCATTGGGGAATTTCACGGGAGCGGCGGTGCTGATTCGGCAGCGGTTTGCAAAGAAATGCCGTTATTTGAGGAAAATATTGAGCAGATACTGGGCATTTTAGCTGAATTTGCTGCCGGTCAGCAGCATAGAGAAGGGTTTTTCCAACAGAACTGGCCCAAGACCCATGAACCTCTCTATTGCTTTATAGCGACCTATGCCCTGATTGACATCTTACTTGCGGCAGGGTTGTCGGCGCATTCCATTACCGGTTTCGGGAACGGGATTTGGGCCGCTTTGACTATCAGCGGTATAACCGAACTAAAAGATGTTCTGGCAGTATTATGCGGGGAAAAAACAGTTGAACAACTGACATTTTCCCGGCCGGCAATGCCGTTTTATGATATCGTTAACCGGCAGGTGATAAAGCCTCATATTTTTACTGAAGACTATATTCAGGATTTACTGGCGGTACATATTGCTGACGAATTATTCCGCTATTACTTGGAAAAAAGCCGTTCGGTCGCCCGGCAGTTTACGTTTAAAAACTGCCTGCTGGAATGGGATAATAAGCTGAACCCGGCAGGATTAGTTATAAAGACAATGCTGGATAATCAAGGGGCAACCCTTACAAACAGTTTGAAAAACGGTAACAGAAAATTGTTGTTAATGCTTATTATGCTGGATGCTTTTAATAAGCTTAACCAGAGATGGAATTTATCGGAACGGCAACTGGTACCGGACCAGCGGTTTTATGAATTGCTGGATCTCATCGCGGATGAAGTAATGCCGAAAGAAACATTAATTGCTTTATTGGCAACAGATGACCCTGAGTTCATGGCGGCAGCGGCCGTATTAAACGCCATGCAGCATAAGCTCAATATGAAAAAATCTTACCGGTATTTACGCGCGCGCAGCCGGACGCTGGCTGAGATAGCGGATATTCCCGGATGGGTTGGACAATTGCAGGCCGTGTCAGAACTGCCGCCTTTGCCGGAAGCGGCGACTTTTGATTTTGGCAAACTAGCCGGGGATTCTCAGGCGGAAAGGACAATTACGGTGGATTCGCCAATGGCGCCGGCCGCTATTAAAGAGTCGCTGGTCGGGTTATGGAATCAGGGTATAGACATACAATGGCAAAAATTATATCCGGGCAATTCTTTTAGCAAGCTGCCTCTGCCTGGTTATCCTTTTACCCATACTTTCTTCGGCTTGCCTGGACAAACTACGGGTACGGTCTCGGATGACCCGGCAGATCCTGCTTATATACAGCTTGACCGGCTGAAAATGCAGGCAACAAAGGGGGCCGCCGCCGCGGTCATGACATTTAAAGAGCTTTGGCAGGAGGAAACTCTGGTCAATAATTCATATGTCCCAGTCGGCAGTATCATTTGTTTTGTCTCTGATCCGGACAATCAGCAAGCCGTTGTTAGTGCGATACATAGTATTAATCAGTGTATTAAGGTTATTTTTATCAGGCAGGGCGCTGCCTATGAACGCCAGACGCCGCAGCAGTATACGGTTTGCAGCCATGAACGTAAAAACTTTGAGGAGGCTTTCCGGAGCATACGCCGGGAGCATGGTGAGATAGATGCCATATTGTATCTGTGGGCGGTAGAAGAGCAAAGTCTGGTGAAGGAATATTCCCCGGTAGTCTGGCTGCTGCAAGCCATTGCCGCAGTCAGATTACAAGCCAGGCGGATATTATTGGCCGGCCAGTTTGAACATGCCTGGGAAAGGTGTTACCTGGAATCGTGGATTGGGTTTGAACGGTCTGTAAGGCTGGTTATGCCGGCTACACAGGTTACGGCAATCCTGCAGGAAACGCCTGAACTGCAGCAAAGCCGGGGAGCGGCCATGCGGGATTGGCTGCAGATACTTTGGGCGGAGCTTCAAGGCGGCAAGAGTCAAAGCGTTTTATACCGTAAAGGAATGCGGCATATTTGCCGGACCCAGGCTGCAAACATACCATCAGGTCAGAACATACTGAGAAGAGGAGGGGCCTACCTGATTACCGGCGGTTGTGGTAAACTTGGCTTTTTGTTCGCCCGGCATTTGGCGCGCCAATACTCTGCCAAGCTGATATTGACCGGCAGATCGCCTTGTGATGAAGATAAACAGGCTAAAATCAAAGAGTTAGAGGCTATAGGCGGGCAGGCCCTGTATCTGCAGGCCGATGTTTGTGACTTACCCTTGCTGCAGGCAGGCCTGCGGCAGGCAAAAGAACGATTTGGCGATCTTCATGGCGTTATTCATGCTGCCGGCATTCTCGGTACGCAAAGCATTCTTCACAAGGACATAACGAGTTTTCAACAAATACTTGCGCCCAAGATTACAGGAACCATTGTGCTGGATGCCTTGCTTAGCGAGGAGAAGCTGGACTTTATTTGCTATTTTTCCTCAATAGCGGCTATCTTAGGAGATACCGGCTCGTGTGATTATGCGATCGGCAATCGTTTCCAAATGGCCTATGCCCATTATCGCAACCAGCAGCACCACTTATCCGGAAAGGCCTTTGTCATCAACTGGCCTTTATGGAAGGACGGCGGCATGGGCTTTGGCCAGGCCGAGAATACCGGAACGTATCTGAAAGCAAGCGGTCAGCGCTTTCTGGAAACCGGGGAAGGGCTGGCAATCTTTGAAAATATATTGTCCCAGCATGATACCCAATACAGCGTTTTTGTGGGTGAATCCAACCGGATACACCAGTTTCTGGGCATGACTCAGGGGCAGGCGGCCAGACTGACGTCTGCTGCTGCCGGTCCTTTAGTACAGGGAAGGGGAAAGAAAATGAAGGGATTAAGTCTGGCGCAGCGCGTGGAATGGGATCTGAAAGAACAGGCCGCCAATTTACTGGAGATTTCCGTCAGTGAATTAAACCGGGAAGACAGTCTGGCGGAATTTGGCTTTGATTCAGCCAGCTTAGCGGAATTTGCCGGCAATTTAACAGTGTATTATGGAATTGAAATTACACCGGCCTTATTTTTCGGGTATTCTACATTGGAAAAACTGGAGCAATATTTTTTAACCGTGCACCAGGCCGCAATCCAAGCGTTTTACCGGGAAGAGATTGCCGCGCCGTCCGACATAACAAGTTCCCAATTGGCAGCAGCCACTTCGAGCACACTGCCCAGGCAACTAACCGACGTGGCGGTGGGCCATGATTGTCAAAATGGCTGTGAACCTATCGCTATTATCGGCATGAGCGGACGGTTCCCCCAGGCCCGCAATATTGACGAGATGTGGCGGATTCTTGCCGAAAAACGGGATGTGGTCGGTCCAGCGCCGGCAGACCGTTTTTTCGATCAGGGTTTGGGACAAAACCCCTGGCAGTGCGGCTGGATTCCGGGGGTCAGTGAGTTCGACCCGCTGTTTTTCGAAATTTCTCCCCGGGAAGCGGAGATAATGGATCCCCGGCAAAGATTATTGCTGCAGGAAGCCTGGAATGCCTTGGAAGATGCCGGCTATGGGGCTGACCAGCTAAAGTCGGGTAGAGTCGGTATGTTTGTGGGTGTCGAAGACGGCGACTATGAACGCCTTGTTGACGAAGAAGGGAGTATAACAGCTAATCACAATGCAATTTTAGCAGCCCGCCTAAGCTATTTTTTAAACCTGAGTGGTCCGGTTATGGCTATTAATACCGCCTGTTCTTCCGGGCTGGCTGCTGCCCACCAGGCAATCATGAGTTTACGCAACCACGAGTGTGAGACGGCGATTGCCGCAGGTGTCAATTGCCTGTTTACGCCGGCGGGGTTCAGCCGGATGAGCCGGGCCGGAATGTTATCCTCGGATGGCAAATGCTATGCTTTTGATAAACGGGCCAACGGCATGGTACCGGGAGAGGCGGTCGCGGTGGTGGTATTTAAGCGCTTGTCACAGGCAGAGGCGGATGGCGATCCGATTTATGCGGTTATTAAAGGCAGCGGTATTAATTTTGACGGCAAAACCAACGGCATCACAGCCCCTAACGGCATTGCCCAAGCCAGTCTTTTGAAGGAAGTTTATCAGAAATATGGTGTAAATCCGGGGGAAATCGATTATATTGTTACCCACGGTACCGGCACAAAACTGGGAGATCCGGTTGAAATCAATGCCTTGTATGATGCCTTTAAAGACTATACGGCTAAGCGGCAATATTGCGCGGTAACATCTGTTAAGACCAATCTGGGCCATACTCTGGCGGCATCGGGACTGGTAAGTTTGATTAGCCTGGTTCAGGCGCTCCGTCATGAGACAATTCCGGCCAGTCTGCACTGTGAGCAGGAAAACGACTATATTCACTGGCAGGATAGTCCGTTTTATGTCAATAAAACTACCAGACATTGGGAAAAAGTGAACGGTACCGGCCGTACCGGCGCAGTGAGTGCTTTTGGCATGAGTGGAACCAATGCTCATATGGTGGTGCAAAGCTACGAGGCGGAAAAACCGGGAAGCTGTCAGCAGCAGGCACCGTATTTTTTATTGGCTTTTTCCGCCAAGACACCGGAGGCCCTGCAGGAAAAAATTGCGGCAATGGTTGATTTTCTGGAAAGCCGGAACGGACAAGAGCATAGCCTGGCTGCCGTCAGCTATACCTTGCTGGCCGGCCGGCGGCATTTCAATCAGCGTTATGCGCTGGTGATCCAGGACCGGGACGACGCCCTGCAGATGCTGAAGCTGACCGGGAGTAAAGCGAAACTGCCCAATCTGTTTCAGGGCAATGTTCCCCGTGATTTTACCGGTCGAAAGGCCATAGAGCAGTGCGCCCGGGACCTGCTGCTGCAAACCCGGTATGGGCAGGAAGACCCAGACCGGTACCGGGAAATACTGTATGCCTTAGCAGATTTGTATTGTCAAGGATATGAGCTTCCCTGGAATTTGCTGTATGGTACTGCCGCCCCCCGCCGAATTAATTTGCCGGCTTATCCGTTCAGGCGGGAACGTTACTGGGCGCAGGGCAAGGGCGAAGTGCTCCCCGAAATTGACAAGCGGCCTGCAGCAGCGCCTCCGGTACAAACTGCTCCCGAGTGTCCCCGGACAGAATTTATCTGCCATAAGACCCTGATTGAATTCTTGAAGAAACAAATCGCCGTCCTTTTAAAAGTTACTGAAGGAGATATTGAAGAGAACGCTCCCATAACGGATTTTGGTTTTGATTCGATACTCATGCTGGAATTACGAAATAAGATTAATACAGAGATGAAAACGGAGTTTTCTATACAGGATTTTGCGGAAAATAATGACTTAAAAACAATTGCTGCCGGGTTACAGTATCAAATGGCGCTTGCAGCTGTCATTGTTACCGGAGAACACTCGCCAGGAACATTTGATGGGCAAGAGGTGTTCCTGATCTAA
- a CDS encoding helix-turn-helix transcriptional regulator, whose amino-acid sequence MKNILTISCPEDYYAKMKEIGFIIQNFDDLFEFEVLKDHGDGRITRYSYKNGLEICWATLRLKKEFAYDVKLDNKFFEILYVISGRITICDTVTGEQYQVKAGEYYVNVKEQYQGRIIYPQHEHITYISLDLSEAFLRFHEANTHSFLAEVNNLRTFHRFHVHPVATNVDIQVILKKIINCFCDNVIARRLFFQAVALELLSEWMTNISFIQSAQKLSIKLTSDDIGLLYRVRQELAEKISQPPSIEMLAKNYCLNTYKLKQGFKALFANTPYGYVRDIRLEKAKILLKHSDCCIGDVAAQIGYNNSSFVTVFKKKYGITPKQYRQQSGTNLLVALPTHTDNALERD is encoded by the coding sequence GTGAAAAATATATTGACTATTTCCTGTCCGGAAGATTATTACGCTAAGATGAAAGAAATTGGTTTTATAATACAAAATTTTGATGATCTTTTTGAGTTTGAAGTTCTAAAAGACCATGGCGACGGCCGCATCACCCGCTACTCTTATAAAAACGGACTTGAGATCTGCTGGGCCACTTTGCGCCTAAAAAAAGAATTTGCCTATGATGTCAAACTAGATAACAAATTTTTTGAAATCTTGTACGTAATTTCCGGCCGTATAACCATTTGTGACACTGTCACCGGTGAGCAATACCAGGTTAAGGCCGGCGAATATTATGTCAACGTGAAAGAACAGTACCAAGGGCGCATCATCTATCCCCAACATGAACACATCACTTACATCTCACTTGATCTTTCTGAAGCATTTTTGCGTTTTCATGAGGCAAACACCCATTCTTTTCTTGCTGAAGTAAATAACTTACGCACCTTTCATCGTTTTCATGTCCATCCAGTTGCAACAAATGTAGACATCCAAGTAATCCTGAAAAAAATCATCAACTGTTTTTGTGACAATGTAATTGCGCGTAGATTATTTTTTCAGGCGGTGGCGCTGGAACTTCTCTCCGAGTGGATGACTAATATCAGTTTCATTCAATCGGCCCAGAAGTTATCGATTAAATTAACCAGCGACGACATTGGTCTATTATACCGTGTCAGGCAGGAGCTTGCTGAAAAAATCTCTCAGCCGCCGTCAATTGAAATGCTCGCTAAAAATTACTGCCTAAATACATATAAGCTAAAACAAGGATTTAAAGCCCTGTTTGCTAATACGCCGTATGGATATGTGCGGGATATAAGACTGGAAAAAGCAAAAATATTGCTCAAACATAGTGATTGCTGCATAGGCGATGTTGCAGCCCAGATTGGGTACAATAACAGCAGTTTCGTAACTGTTTTCAAAAAAAAATATGGAATCACGCCAAAACAATACCGCCAACAGTCGGGAACAAATTTATTGGTTGCACTGCCAACTCATACGGATAATGCCCTAGAGCGTGATTGA
- the epsC gene encoding serine O-acetyltransferase EpsC → MRAMLEDIRAIYRHDPACKNIEVLLYPSLHVITVHRYVIHPFYCLGVPFLPRLFSQLMRFFTGIEIHPGAKIGPGFFCDHGCGVVIGETTEIGRNCVMFHAVTLGGTGKEKRKRHPTIGDDVFIGHGATIIGPVTIGSNSKIGAQTVIVNRDVPENCTVVGSPPRIVKLAGRQVNLPLPVSPYRQLDQEREKKAEFSMPGEVESTCNYDGTC, encoded by the coding sequence ATGAGAGCAATGCTCGAAGATATACGGGCTATTTACAGACATGATCCTGCTTGCAAGAACATAGAAGTTCTTCTTTATCCTTCCCTGCATGTTATCACAGTCCACCGATATGTAATCCATCCTTTTTATTGTCTGGGAGTGCCATTTCTGCCACGTTTGTTTTCTCAACTGATGCGCTTTTTTACAGGCATTGAAATTCATCCGGGAGCCAAAATCGGACCAGGTTTTTTTTGCGATCATGGTTGTGGCGTGGTAATCGGGGAAACCACAGAGATTGGCCGGAACTGCGTTATGTTTCATGCCGTTACCCTGGGCGGCACAGGGAAAGAAAAAAGAAAACGGCATCCGACCATTGGTGACGATGTGTTTATCGGGCATGGTGCCACTATTATTGGCCCGGTGACAATTGGCAGCAACAGCAAAATCGGTGCGCAAACCGTGATTGTGAACCGGGATGTACCGGAAAACTGCACTGTGGTCGGTTCACCGCCGAGAATTGTTAAACTTGCCGGCCGGCAGGTGAATTTGCCTTTGCCGGTATCTCCTTACAGGCAATTGGATCAGGAACGGGAAAAAAAGGCGGAGTTCAGTATGCCGGGTGAAGTTGAGAGTACTTGTAATTATGACGGTACGTGCTGA
- a CDS encoding ABC transporter ATP-binding protein, which produces MYSSSTLLNVNDLSVCYRTAARQVIAVNRLNLTVSPGEFVGVIGESGSGKSSLARAILRLLPANGKQTGGSIRFQDRRLEHLDDAAMTKVRGAHIGFVPQQPVAALNPVRSIASQLGEIFRLRLGVDSRQAYDMSYDILRQVKMGDIDRVLHAYSHELSGGMCQRVLLAMAVALSPFLLLADEPTTAVDARMRGELLDEITRQQKDRAMAVLLIAHDLPLVGRYADRLVVMYRGSLVETGAAHIIYSQPKHPYTRLLLGLDRDRKFFDIERLQDHSGCEFQPRCMYAQPSCRHEKPAWQGDEQVGWACILK; this is translated from the coding sequence ATGTACAGTAGCAGTACATTACTTAACGTCAATGATCTGTCTGTTTGCTATCGGACGGCAGCCAGGCAGGTAATTGCCGTAAACCGGCTAAATCTTACCGTTAGTCCCGGAGAATTTGTAGGTGTTATCGGCGAGAGCGGCAGCGGCAAGAGCAGTCTTGCACGGGCGATTTTGCGGCTGCTGCCGGCCAATGGTAAACAGACTGGCGGTAGTATCAGGTTTCAGGACCGGCGGCTTGAACACCTGGACGACGCCGCTATGACGAAGGTGCGCGGTGCGCATATCGGCTTTGTGCCCCAGCAGCCTGTGGCAGCGTTAAATCCTGTCCGGTCCATCGCGTCCCAATTGGGAGAAATCTTCCGGTTGCGCCTGGGTGTTGATTCGCGTCAGGCATATGACATGAGTTACGATATTCTCCGGCAGGTGAAGATGGGAGATATTGACCGGGTTTTACATGCTTATTCCCATGAGCTAAGCGGCGGCATGTGCCAGCGGGTTTTATTGGCTATGGCTGTTGCCCTGAGCCCATTCTTGCTGTTGGCCGATGAGCCGACAACAGCGGTAGATGCCAGAATGCGCGGTGAGCTGCTGGATGAAATCACCCGCCAACAGAAGGACAGGGCCATGGCCGTTCTTTTGATTGCCCATGATTTGCCGTTGGTTGGGCGGTATGCAGACCGGCTGGTCGTCATGTACAGAGGCAGCCTGGTAGAAACCGGAGCAGCTCATATAATTTACTCTCAGCCTAAGCATCCCTATACCCGGTTGTTGCTGGGACTTGACAGGGATAGGAAATTTTTTGATATAGAGCGGCTTCAAGACCATTCCGGCTGCGAATTTCAACCGCGGTGTATGTATGCGCAGCCAAGTTGCCGGCATGAAAAACCAGCATGGCAGGGAGACGAACAAGTAGGCTGGGCTTGTATCCTAAAATGA